Part of the Arachis hypogaea cultivar Tifrunner chromosome 6, arahy.Tifrunner.gnm2.J5K5, whole genome shotgun sequence genome, TTCGTTAGACATGAATTCATAGCTCATATTTGGATCAGCATTTAAAGATTGTTTTAACTTTTTTGCTATCTATGTAGaattaacatttctctttttagATTTTCTAATACAAGTATGCCTTGGCTCATAACTCTTGATTATAAAAGCAACACCATATGGAGAAGGAAAAGCATGGATCCTCCAAAGACAACTTTCAAAAGCACAAATGGCAGTCACTCTTGCTTTCTCATTTTTCACTCTTGTTATATTAAAATTCTCTTAAATTATGTAATCTCTCAATACACTCCTGAACTCATGTGCGTCAACAAATATCATAAACTTTTTTGGattaatctttttattattttcaatatcaAATCTTTTCATTATCTCACCTTCATTCTCCATGTTAACTTctacttcactttcttcctctgaAGTGTAGTCATCCTCATTCCACTTCTCATCATCCAAATAACTCTTCACGCATTGATCCTTATTAATATCATATTCTTTATCACTATCAAATAATTGTTTAATAGGGGGTTCAGTTCTATCATACTCATTGACACTAGATATAACTTCAATATTGGTAGACATTttgctaaaataaaaaaaaaattggcataATTAATAATGAATAACTATAACAGAAGCAaagaaatggcaaaaaaaaaaagaagttatgcaataacaagaaattaaaaatgaaagGTTTAGAGATATATACAGAATTGCTaatgatatgaatttttttttgtaaattaattgAGTTTGAGAAAAAGATGTCAAACCTTATTGCTTGAATTGATAATAACGGTGATGATTACACAATGCTATGCAGCACTGACAATACCTAGATAGCAATGGCAAAGACAAACAAAAGAAATCGGAGAGATTGAAAGAGAAATAGCATAGgaacaataatataaattaatagatATTTGAGCGACTGTAAGGGAATTAGAGTCCTAATTCAGAAATTGAGTTtagttagtaaataaatataaagGAATAGTATAGTAAAttagaatattaattttattgaataaaatatttaatttttttaaatgaaatattcTATTGACATTTTTAACCAAATGGATTAAATAgtacattttacaaataaagaaaaagagagtgtcattttaaaaaaatatatgaaaccaAAAAGTGATCAACTAAAAagtaaacaatttaattaatttataattatcttaattaattttatttatttatattataaaatatttgtacTTAACTGGTTTTAATagaaaattcaattttgaatggATATCTTGAGGTATTCTCCTCAAGTATCACGGTGAAAAGCCCACCAAACCCATTTTGGAGTCTTCATTTTCTCTCTCACCACAACGTTAGGCAAAtccttatttttaattcaaacagTAAAGAAGCATTAACCTCCTCCATCCAAAGCATACTCATGGCGTACCTTTACCGGTAAACACTCGTTTTTTAAAACCGTTAGCGGTGCTGTGATTCATCGTGGTTTTAATTCTTTCGAAAAACAGTACaataatttactatttttttcatCAATTGTCTTTACACTATTAATCAAATCATTCAACTTCTGTAACTTTCTCTTCGTAATGCACTACTACAAGTCTCTTGATAGATATTAAAATGACTAATGAACTTATAGTTATGTCTATAATATTTATAGTCCAACACAAAAAgagataataaatttttatagtgccttcaaaattcaaattaattcctAAAGTGGTCAAAATACTAAAATTGGAGCAGTCAAATTTGCAAACATGAGATAAAAACGAAACAACGTGCGATTAATATAGTTAAGTGAAGCTGTTTTAATATATATGCACACctccaaattttaattatttagtaaaCTAAAAGTACAGCTATGCTGAAGAAAATGAATCTTatcttcatttttttcctttcctGTCTTTAATCGATTTCCACTTGTTTATTGTAAAAAGATGTAaaattcttcttttgattttgaaatcaaaagtgTGATTACGAGTAGTAATAAGTGTAGCACTTGGGAAGTTAGAGACAGGGAAGGCAACACCTATGCGGTTGTGTCGACTGGATAGTTAAGCATAGTTTGAACAAATTATTTGGATATAGTTTTATTGATAAATCTGAGCCAAACTTAAAAATTCTCATAGAATAAGATTAGAAAGTCTTCAGACCCACTAgtcaaattaattagttttttttgttagaCTTAGGTCCCATTACTTTACCAAAAAaaatgtaagaaaataaaattaccaATGTAACTTGACAAGCTTAGAAGAAACAAGCTAATAAGGTAGTAGTTTGGATAAAATTTTGACTTGGTTAAAATTTGATAAACTAGCTTAttagttgaaattttttatttagtcaAACAAAAAAAGTTGCTAGTTAatcatattttaacaaaaaaattatacataattataagattaaattgatatttattaatttattatacaacttataaaattatacaaattagataaaattaagttgatatttattattttgatatcaTGACAGTTTAAACAAgtgatgatttatttatttttctagtagTTATTTCTAGTAAATTGTAATTATTGATtaagaaattttttaatataggtcaaattttgcataaaattagTGAGTAAAAATGTAAgagaaaattagtaaaattttttatatgtgtaatacttttatataaatttttaaaatatgtaaaaaattattatagacTTTTCGttgtattttgaaaaattataatgCTTACTATTTagtcatattatttttattattagtttttcagTTTTATCTATTTCTCATCTATAAAATTTAGTTACGTTATTATATCTCGTTAACTCTAGTAGTCTAGAATTGTATTTTATATGTATGtttgtattatataaaaaattaaaagtaaacgTCCTTAATTAAAATTCtattatttacaaaataaaattcacaaataaaatttaatgtttttacacttttttttttcaaaacaaaattcGTAAACATAAATTATAAGAGCCGTAATGCcaaaaaaataatactatacattcaagtctttttataaattaaatctaattaaattaaataataaaatttaaaataatattaattataatttatttttattatgttagaccaatttaattaaatttaattaactaaaaaactTGAATGTACAACATTATTTcaagaaataataataagaagcgAAGGAGAATTTAGTGAATGTAGCATCTTCCAacctagaaaaggaaaaggaagaagaTATATACTTAGTAAAGGGCGGTAAATTAGGATTGTAATAATATAAACGGATAAAGAAAACgcggtaaataaataaatagattttaTAACTTGCTATTTAGCTGCGGCATAATACAAACAAAattgcttgttttttcttttcctttttctttttctttttctttttttttttttaaattcttcctGTGTTGGTCTTCCCTCCAAAAACAAAAGCACCCGCATTCTTTCCTCCCAAGAAAGCGGGTTCAGCTCCCTCTTCTCCCTTCTAAGGTcaatctttttctctctcttattcaATAATCCCTCTGTTAATAACCTACATTGtttaattttgatttgttttatattattatttaggtGATTTTATTCTTAATCAATTTGTTAATAGgttattgttaattaatttgcGTACAGGCTTGTGTTTATCGATCGGAGATGAGTGCTTCTTGGCTTGGAGGGGAGGGAGGGGACGAAAGAGAAGAATAATTCCTTTTccacattttttttcattttttcaaaacgcttttgattttttttttttttaatttcttctgaAAAATTGTTGATAATTTGCATGCAATTGGATTTAATTTATGGATTCGGAAACTAGCACCGATTCGGCAAAATGCTGCCAGTGCTGGAACTGCATCTGCGGCTGCGATTGCTCTGTGGCGGCGACACTTCAATCTTCGCGAAGCACGAAACGGAGGTATGATTCTCGACCTGCATCGCCGGAATCAGTCGCCAAGGTTGAAACATTGGACGAATGCAGCGCACTGCGGGAGGCTCTTAGCCGGCAGCAGCAGGCGGTGAAAGATTTGGCGGCTGAATTGGAGGAGGAGAGGAACGCGGCGTCGTCGGCGGCGAACGAGGCAATGTCGATGATACTGAGACTGCAGAAGGAGAAGGCGGAGGTTCAGATGGAGGCGAGGCAGTTCAAGCGCATCGTGGAGGAGAGAAGCTCTCATGATCAGAAAGAATTGTTGGAATTGGAGGATTTGTTGTACAAAAGGGaacaaacaattcaatctctgaaTTGTGAGGTTCAGGCTTATAAGCACAGGTTAATGAGTTTTGGCCTCACAGAATCTGAGGCAGATTGTGAAGAATTCCAGGTTGCCTCTTTTGATTATCCTCAATTGAAATGCAATATACTGAATTCCACTGCCAATGCTGATAACAATGATGCTGATGTTGAGAAGTATATATTTGGGGAAACTCCTAGAGATCGTTTGAGGAATTTGGAGAATAGGATCTCTCAGATGGAGAGGAGTCCCACCTATAGCCAGATGGAAGGGGATTTTACAGGCAAGAATTTCCTAGAGAAGGTGGTAGTTGGACAGTCGCCGCGACGATCAAGACGGAAGTATTCGTTTGATTCGAATTCATTTGGCCCCGAGCTTCTGATGGATTCTCCAAAGATCACTGGTGGTAGCTTTAGCAAGATAGAGGAGGAGCCATATTCCAATTTGAAGAAGGTAGAGAATAATGCATCAGAAGCAGGTGATGAAATATATGACAAGGTTTACACAGTTGACTCTGGTTACAATTGTTTCAATGAGTTTAAAGTTGCTCTTTATGATGATTTTCCTGTAACCACTCCAAGAGATTTTGGGAATAACATTCATGGTGATTTTGAAGATCCTTACATTAAGAAACTTTACATGAGGCTTCAGGCACTTGAGGCTGACAGGGAATCAATGAGGCAAGCAATCATTTCAATGCGCACTGATAAAGCACAGCTTGTGCTGCTGAAGGAGATAGCTCAACAGCTGTGCAAGGAAATGTCACCACAGAGAAAAAGGACAGCAAGAAAGTCAGCTATGGCTCCATTTTCCTCGGTTTTTAAGGTAACTATATCACTGTATCATTgttgaagatttttttttttttatggtgtCATATCATTGTTGAAAATTGATAGAAGCACTTAtgaattcaatttcatttttgCTTTTGTATGTACAGTGGGTCGTATCAATTGTTTTCTGGAGGAAGAAATCTCATGAGATCAGGTAAGTGGATGATAATTAACCACAGTTTCTTGGTATATATTAATGCATAATCCCTACACACGAAGTGTATGGTTCCTAACAAATTCAAAACTTCAATTTAATTTGTTCTGAATGTTGATTATGCATAGTAGTTTGTAGCAAAGAGGATTGGTTGAATCTTGAAAGATTGGTTTTGATGCTTGTAGGTATATATTCGGGGTACCATCTGAAAGTGTTGGATTGCTAATGCTAATTAACAAGGAACCACGTGTAAAGTCATGGCGATATATTGCAAgaacacaattggaagattaatACTCCAATTCCAGTTGGATTCTTACAGGGTAGCCTCACCGTGGGATCACCAACTCAACCTTAATCACACTgtataaaaacttttttttttctttctttttttttctctccccatagtttttgacttttttccccactttttttcccttttgccaaagaaattcaatttaatttgttGATTGATCGGTGAAAGTTGGTCATGATTTGCCATTGTGAGCGATTCCACTTGGATTCATGCGTTCCTTAATTTCCCACGCAACTTCTATATTGCCTTGCTTCATACAAAattcttgtaattttttaaaggctatcaatgaaaaaaattaacataaaatataaagtTAAGTTTTTAATACATATATTATGAAAAAAAGCTCATAgaccagtaatttttaattatagaaGTCAGCATTTTTAGTCggtattatatttataattttctattagCATTCTGTTcatgtataaaatttttttttatattagtaagattattgactaattattggtggaaaataataaattgtattaGCCATAGAATCCTATTAtgtgtttattaaaaataaaaaaattattaatagtaatTTTATCATTGTTCTTAAAACACATGGGAGAAAAATCCATTTTTAAAAatcttctgcaatttatttttctaaaacaaaaaggggtaacaaaaaataaagtaaaattagaaataagaacaaaaaaaaaatgttactcgagttaaaattaaaaaaaaggccTTACGCGAATTTCTATAGAGAAACGGAGTTTCGAAACGTTTCTATTTTGTAGAGAGAAGAAACGCGTTTCTTTGGGGTTTAGGCTTTGAGTTTTGGTACCCTACGCCGTCGCTGCAGAGAGAGGGTGGCGGCAACAATTGAAACCATGAAAGGGAGCTTGAAGATGACGAACTTGTTGTCTCGTATCAGAAACTCCTCAAAGAAAACCAAAACTAACACTAACAAACACAGAAACAGAAAAAGATTCAAGCTTAGAAACCAGAACGCCATTTCCATTCCCAAAGACTTGCCTTCTCcccatgaagaagaagatgaagaagaagagaacgCTGAAGAAGGTTTCAAGCTCAAAAGCTCTGCCCCATTACTCACACATGGCGTTCAGCCCTTGGGGAACCTCTATCTCAACCCAGGTTCCATCAACTCCAGAGACACAGGCTTAGGTAACCTTCATACCCTTTCTGACGAGCTTGTTCTTGAGATTCTAGGGTTCTTGGATAGTACTGATTTGGGGGTTTTGTCCACTGTGAGTAAGTCCTTTTATGTTTTCACAAACCACGAACCTCTTTGGAGGAACCTTGTGTTGGAGAATCTCAATGGTGGGTTTCAGTTCAATGGGTCTTGGAAATCAACTTATGTTGCTGCTTCCTACCCTTCATTTGATATATCAAGTAATGCACTTAAAAGTTTTAAAGTTAGAGACTTTTATTCTGATTATCTCTTTCAGAGTTGGCTCTGTGCTAATCTTGAAATGAAACCCGAGTGGTTGGAGAGGGATAATATTGTTAGGAAGAGGGGCATTTCAGTTGAAGAGTTTGTGTTGAATTTCGAGGAGCCTAATAAACCGGTGTTGTTGGAAGGGTGTATTGATAATTGGGATGCACTGGAGAATTGGGATAGAGATTATTTGATGCAGTTGTCTGGTGATGTTAAGTTTGCAGTTGGGCCAGTTGAGATGAAGCTTGGAGACTATTTTCGCTACTCAGATCAAGTTAGAGAAGAAAGGCCATTGTAtttgtttgatccaaaatttgcTGAAAAAGTTCCGAAATTAGGTTCTGAATATGAAGTCCCAGTGTATTTTCGAGAGGATTTGTTTGGTGTATTAGGCAGCGAGAGACCTGACTACAGGTGGATCATTATTGGTCCTGCCGGGTCCGGATCATCTTTTCATGTTGATCCGAATTCAACTTCAGCTTGGAATGCAGTGATCAAGGGAACAAAGAAATGGATACTATTTCCTCCTGATGTTATCCCGCCAGGCGTTCATCCTAGTCCTG contains:
- the LOC112695919 gene encoding myosin-binding protein 7 → MDSETSTDSAKCCQCWNCICGCDCSVAATLQSSRSTKRRYDSRPASPESVAKVETLDECSALREALSRQQQAVKDLAAELEEERNAASSAANEAMSMILRLQKEKAEVQMEARQFKRIVEERSSHDQKELLELEDLLYKREQTIQSLNCEVQAYKHRLMSFGLTESEADCEEFQVASFDYPQLKCNILNSTANADNNDADVEKYIFGETPRDRLRNLENRISQMERSPTYSQMEGDFTGKNFLEKVVVGQSPRRSRRKYSFDSNSFGPELLMDSPKITGGSFSKIEEEPYSNLKKVENNASEAGDEIYDKVYTVDSGYNCFNEFKVALYDDFPVTTPRDFGNNIHGDFEDPYIKKLYMRLQALEADRESMRQAIISMRTDKAQLVLLKEIAQQLCKEMSPQRKRTARKSAMAPFSSVFKWVVSIVFWRKKSHEIRYIFGVPSESVGLLMLINKEPRVKSWRYIARTQLED
- the LOC112695923 gene encoding arginine-specific demethylase JMJ22; protein product: MKGSLKMTNLLSRIRNSSKKTKTNTNKHRNRKRFKLRNQNAISIPKDLPSPHEEEDEEEENAEEGFKLKSSAPLLTHGVQPLGNLYLNPGSINSRDTGLGNLHTLSDELVLEILGFLDSTDLGVLSTVSKSFYVFTNHEPLWRNLVLENLNGGFQFNGSWKSTYVAASYPSFDISSNALKSFKVRDFYSDYLFQSWLCANLEMKPEWLERDNIVRKRGISVEEFVLNFEEPNKPVLLEGCIDNWDALENWDRDYLMQLSGDVKFAVGPVEMKLGDYFRYSDQVREERPLYLFDPKFAEKVPKLGSEYEVPVYFREDLFGVLGSERPDYRWIIIGPAGSGSSFHVDPNSTSAWNAVIKGTKKWILFPPDVIPPGVHPSPDGAEVASPVSIIEWFMHFYGATKNWKKKPVECVCKAGEVIFVPNGWWHLVINLEESIAITQNYVSRRNLLNVLDFLNRPNASTLVSGTRDRVNLYDKFKNAIEASFPGEIDELARKEAEKKIQQKKLSFWDSVSDSNAGAFKFSF